Proteins from a genomic interval of Cupriavidus pauculus:
- a CDS encoding LysR family transcriptional regulator codes for MKTIDWKDWEIFCRVVEGGGFTQGAELAEVPKSSASAAVARLEGQLGVRLFERTTRRVRVTQRGQQLYDRVAPLFGALREISAEAASVSAEVSGTLRIATPYEVGSQHLAPTVNRLLKLHPSLRVQLDMAWDQPDLIRHGYDLAFVMTDTGLHDSSFASKRVVLIERAFYAAPSLIRERGLPHAPQDLQGWPTVGNLDDSHWEFERDGVQTYSLDVQPRICTHNAEVRLQAAVDGLGVTRLSPRFVHEQLVQGQLVRVLPGYSSSPLKVYVLMPARKLMPASVRAFLNALEETLGVPETRRPVTRLAATLQPDASALVPQALAASLQDPDGAPAIATLG; via the coding sequence ATGAAAACGATCGACTGGAAGGACTGGGAAATCTTCTGCCGCGTGGTGGAAGGCGGCGGCTTCACGCAGGGGGCGGAACTGGCGGAAGTGCCAAAGTCGTCGGCCAGCGCGGCGGTGGCGCGGCTGGAGGGCCAGCTCGGCGTGCGGCTGTTCGAACGCACCACGCGCCGCGTGCGCGTGACGCAACGCGGCCAGCAGTTGTACGACCGCGTGGCGCCGCTGTTTGGCGCGCTGCGCGAGATCAGCGCCGAAGCGGCGTCGGTCAGCGCCGAGGTCAGCGGCACGCTGCGCATCGCCACGCCGTACGAGGTGGGGTCGCAGCACCTGGCGCCGACCGTGAACCGGCTGCTGAAGCTGCATCCGTCGCTGCGGGTGCAGCTCGACATGGCCTGGGACCAGCCCGACCTGATCCGCCACGGGTACGACCTGGCCTTCGTCATGACCGATACCGGCCTGCACGACAGCTCGTTCGCCAGCAAGCGCGTGGTGCTGATCGAGCGGGCATTCTACGCGGCGCCGTCGCTGATCCGCGAACGCGGGCTGCCGCACGCGCCGCAGGACCTGCAGGGCTGGCCGACCGTCGGCAACCTGGACGACTCGCACTGGGAATTCGAGCGCGACGGCGTGCAGACGTATTCGCTCGATGTGCAGCCGCGCATCTGTACGCACAACGCCGAGGTGCGGCTGCAGGCGGCCGTCGACGGGCTGGGCGTGACGCGGCTGTCGCCGCGCTTCGTCCACGAGCAACTGGTGCAGGGCCAGCTTGTGCGCGTGCTGCCCGGTTATTCGTCGTCGCCGCTCAAGGTCTACGTGCTGATGCCCGCGCGCAAGCTGATGCCGGCCAGCGTGCGCGCGTTCCTGAACGCGCTGGAGGAAACGCTGGGCGTGCCGGAGACGCGCCGCCCGGTCACGCGCCTGGCGGCGACCCTGCAGCCGGATGCGTCCGCGCTGGTGCCGCAGGCACTGGCCGCGTCGC
- a CDS encoding PepSY domain-containing protein codes for MYKKIAAVAVAGLFSTAALAGANCAKHPKSEWMPEADAKAKIAAQGYNIKKFKIDGNCYEIYGTTKDGKKAEIYFDTKTLDIVKSEIEK; via the coding sequence ATGTACAAGAAGATCGCCGCCGTAGCCGTCGCCGGACTGTTCTCCACCGCCGCGCTGGCCGGCGCCAACTGCGCCAAGCATCCGAAGTCCGAATGGATGCCCGAGGCCGATGCCAAGGCCAAGATTGCCGCGCAGGGCTACAACATCAAGAAGTTCAAGATCGACGGCAACTGCTACGAGATCTACGGCACCACCAAGGACGGCAAGAAGGCCGAGATCTACTTCGATACCAAGACGCTCGACATCGTCAAATCCGAAATCGAGAAGTAG
- a CDS encoding cytochrome b/b6 domain-containing protein gives MATPADRVRTSDSVRVWDLAVRFTHWSVAAIVLYDVIDDSGDQVHRVLGYVAAGLVLFRILWGFIGTEHARFRAWLPRPAGVLAYSRALLRGRAPRFISHTPLGAVTMLAMWALILALAVTGWMSRLDPFWGEDWPIDIHRWLSNTLLGLVVLHVAAAIAMSIKGRENLIGAMLTGYKRRGRD, from the coding sequence ATGGCCACCCCGGCGGATCGGGTCCGGACGTCCGACTCGGTTCGCGTCTGGGACCTGGCCGTTCGCTTCACGCACTGGAGCGTGGCGGCCATCGTCCTCTATGACGTGATCGACGACTCCGGCGACCAGGTGCACCGCGTGCTGGGCTACGTGGCGGCCGGGCTGGTGCTGTTCCGCATCCTGTGGGGTTTCATCGGCACCGAGCACGCGCGTTTTCGCGCGTGGCTGCCGCGCCCTGCCGGGGTGCTGGCGTACAGCCGCGCGCTGCTGCGCGGGCGGGCACCCCGGTTCATCAGCCATACGCCGCTGGGCGCCGTGACGATGCTGGCGATGTGGGCGCTGATCCTGGCGCTGGCCGTCACGGGCTGGATGTCCCGGCTCGATCCGTTCTGGGGCGAGGACTGGCCGATCGACATCCACCGCTGGCTATCCAACACGCTGCTCGGGCTGGTCGTGCTGCATGTGGCGGCGGCCATTGCGATGAGCATCAAGGGCCGGGAGAACCTGATCGGCGCGATGCTCACCGGATACAAGCGCCGGGGGCGCGACTAG